One Cupriavidus taiwanensis LMG 19424 DNA segment encodes these proteins:
- a CDS encoding MFS transporter, with the protein MPTDTALASPPPDTTFRTDIPGRLDRLPWSRWHWRVAIALGVAWVLDGLEVTLVGSVGAVLERPDTLGLSATEVGWSGSLYIAGAVLGALVFGRMADRMGRKRLFLATLAVYMVATLATAFAPDFAVFAACRFCTGLGIGGEYAAINSAIDELIPARVRGRVNLAINGSFWLGAALGAGLSLVLLDARVFGPVWGWRACFALGAVLAIAIVLVRRHVPESPRWLATHGRLDEAERIIAAIETEIRATHGPLPPVSPDCAAVAMRRRAAPGVGEVMRLLLRRFRQRSVITLALMVAQAFFYNAIFFTYALVLSRFYGVPEARVALYIFPFALGNALGPLLLGPLFDHVGRRRMIAATYVLSGIGLALTGWAFVQGWLDARTQALCWSAVFFLASAAASSAYLTASEVFPLEMRALAISVFYAVGTGTGGFVAPLLLGALIESGSREAVAAGYGFGAALVIIAGLLALRFGIDAERRPLEHIAPPLGSDE; encoded by the coding sequence ATGCCAACCGATACCGCCCTCGCCAGCCCGCCTCCGGACACCACCTTCCGCACCGACATTCCCGGGCGGCTTGACCGCCTGCCGTGGTCGCGCTGGCACTGGCGTGTGGCGATCGCGCTGGGCGTGGCGTGGGTGCTCGATGGCCTGGAGGTCACGCTGGTCGGTTCGGTCGGGGCGGTGCTGGAGCGGCCCGATACGCTGGGGCTGAGCGCGACCGAGGTGGGTTGGTCGGGCTCGCTCTACATCGCGGGCGCCGTGCTGGGGGCGCTGGTGTTCGGTCGCATGGCGGACCGGATGGGGCGCAAGCGCCTGTTCCTCGCCACGCTCGCCGTGTACATGGTGGCCACGCTGGCGACAGCGTTCGCGCCCGACTTCGCCGTCTTTGCCGCCTGCCGCTTCTGCACCGGCCTGGGCATCGGCGGCGAGTATGCCGCCATCAATTCGGCCATCGACGAACTAATCCCGGCACGCGTAAGGGGGCGTGTCAATCTTGCCATCAACGGCAGCTTCTGGCTGGGCGCGGCACTCGGTGCCGGGCTCAGCCTGGTGCTGCTGGATGCGCGCGTATTCGGCCCGGTGTGGGGCTGGCGCGCCTGCTTCGCGCTCGGCGCGGTGCTGGCGATAGCGATCGTGCTGGTGCGGCGGCATGTGCCGGAGAGTCCGCGCTGGCTTGCCACGCATGGCCGGCTGGACGAGGCCGAGCGCATCATCGCCGCGATCGAAACCGAAATACGTGCCACCCATGGGCCGCTGCCGCCGGTATCGCCCGATTGCGCGGCGGTGGCAATGCGCCGCCGCGCCGCACCCGGCGTGGGCGAGGTCATGCGCCTGCTGCTGCGGCGCTTTCGCCAGCGCAGCGTGATCACGCTGGCGCTGATGGTGGCGCAGGCCTTCTTCTACAACGCGATCTTCTTTACCTATGCGCTGGTGCTGTCGCGCTTTTACGGCGTGCCGGAAGCGCGCGTGGCGCTGTACATCTTTCCGTTCGCACTCGGCAACGCGCTCGGCCCGCTGTTGCTCGGCCCGCTGTTCGACCACGTCGGTCGCCGGCGCATGATCGCCGCCACCTATGTGCTGTCCGGCATCGGCCTTGCCCTGACGGGCTGGGCCTTCGTGCAGGGCTGGCTCGACGCGCGCACGCAGGCGCTGTGCTGGTCCGCCGTGTTCTTTCTCGCCTCCGCCGCGGCCAGTTCCGCCTACCTCACGGCAAGCGAGGTATTTCCGCTGGAAATGCGCGCGCTGGCGATCTCGGTCTTCTACGCCGTGGGCACCGGCACCGGCGGCTTCGTCGCGCCGCTGCTGCTGGGCGCGTTGATCGAGAGCGGCAGCCGCGAAGCGGTGGCGGCGGGCTACGGCTTCGGCGCGGCGCTGGTGATCATCGCCGGGCTGCTGGCGCTGCGCTTTGGCATCGATGCCGAACGCCGCCCGCTGGAGCATATCGCGCCGCCGCTCGGCAGCGACGAATAG
- a CDS encoding TRAP transporter large permease yields MRKELWFGVSLMVLIVGAVAWFMPAPADWTNGHLGLLMLALIVVAIMLGFPTAFTLMGMGVLFSWLAYRHANPEIAVQQTLDLMVQRAYAVMTNDVLISIPLFVFMGYLVERSNLIEKLFRSLHLALAWIPGSLAVATLVTCAIFATATGIVGAVVTLMGLLAFPAMLRAGYSTSMSAGAVTAGGCLGILIPPSVLLIVYGATAGVSVVQLYAGAFFPGLMLTGLYIVYIVLLAKVKPALAPPLPASERVVPLPPVARALEARGATHALPALGAGLMRALKGPRNAEVPSAVFARQLGIVLLPALVTALVMGTIYSAVTAPAASVTAESPLSLGGAEESSTAVDDLAAPPSEEAAAPAAAAPATPAAPSAPATPAAGAADASPAATPAAATVSAPRWFWITLAVVGLVLVYFYWRFSFARVEIFKMLLTSFFPLALLILAVLGSIVFGLATPTEAAAVGSLGGALLAAAYRQLTFGVLKESVLLTAKTSAMVCWLFVGSSIFSAAFALLGGQALVEQWVLSLDLSPVQFMILAQIIIFLLGWPLEWTEIIIIFMPIFIPLLDNFGIDPLFFGLLVALNLQTAFLSPPVAMAAFYLKGVAPPHVTLNQIFLGMLPFMGIQLIALVLLYVFPGIGLWLPTVLYR; encoded by the coding sequence ATGAGGAAGGAACTGTGGTTTGGCGTGTCGCTGATGGTGCTGATCGTTGGCGCCGTGGCCTGGTTCATGCCGGCCCCGGCGGACTGGACCAACGGGCACCTGGGCCTGCTGATGCTCGCGCTGATCGTGGTGGCGATCATGCTGGGCTTTCCCACCGCCTTCACGCTGATGGGCATGGGCGTGCTGTTTTCCTGGCTGGCTTACCGCCACGCCAATCCCGAGATCGCGGTGCAGCAGACGCTGGACCTGATGGTGCAGCGGGCCTATGCGGTCATGACCAACGATGTCCTGATCTCGATCCCGCTGTTCGTGTTCATGGGCTACCTGGTCGAGCGCTCGAACCTGATCGAGAAGCTGTTCCGCAGCCTGCACCTGGCGCTGGCGTGGATTCCGGGCTCGCTCGCGGTGGCCACGCTGGTGACCTGCGCGATCTTCGCCACCGCCACCGGCATCGTCGGCGCGGTGGTCACGCTGATGGGCCTGCTGGCCTTCCCGGCGATGCTGCGCGCGGGCTACAGCACTTCGATGTCCGCCGGCGCGGTGACCGCGGGCGGCTGCCTGGGCATCCTGATCCCGCCTTCGGTGCTGCTGATCGTCTACGGCGCCACCGCGGGCGTGTCGGTGGTGCAGCTCTATGCCGGGGCTTTCTTCCCCGGCCTGATGCTGACCGGACTCTATATCGTCTACATCGTGCTGCTGGCCAAGGTCAAGCCCGCACTGGCGCCGCCGCTGCCAGCTTCCGAACGCGTGGTGCCGCTGCCGCCGGTGGCGCGCGCGCTGGAGGCACGCGGTGCCACCCATGCCCTGCCGGCGCTGGGCGCAGGCCTGATGCGCGCGCTCAAGGGCCCGCGCAATGCCGAGGTGCCTAGCGCCGTGTTCGCGCGCCAGTTGGGCATCGTCCTGCTGCCGGCGCTGGTGACGGCGCTGGTGATGGGCACGATCTACAGCGCGGTCACGGCGCCGGCCGCGAGCGTCACCGCCGAATCGCCGCTGTCGCTGGGCGGCGCCGAGGAAAGCAGCACGGCGGTCGACGACCTGGCTGCGCCGCCGTCGGAGGAAGCCGCAGCGCCGGCCGCCGCGGCACCGGCCACGCCTGCCGCACCGTCCGCGCCCGCCACGCCTGCCGCCGGCGCGGCGGATGCCAGCCCCGCAGCCACGCCTGCCGCCGCCACCGTGTCGGCACCGCGCTGGTTCTGGATCACGCTGGCGGTGGTGGGGCTGGTGCTGGTGTACTTCTACTGGCGCTTCAGCTTTGCGCGGGTGGAAATCTTCAAGATGCTGCTGACGTCGTTCTTCCCGCTGGCGCTGCTGATCCTGGCGGTGCTGGGGTCGATCGTGTTCGGGCTGGCCACGCCCACCGAGGCCGCCGCGGTCGGCTCGCTCGGCGGCGCGCTGCTGGCCGCCGCCTACCGCCAGCTGACCTTTGGCGTGCTCAAGGAATCGGTGCTGCTGACCGCCAAGACCAGCGCCATGGTGTGCTGGCTGTTCGTGGGCTCGTCGATCTTCTCGGCCGCGTTCGCGCTGCTGGGCGGGCAGGCGCTGGTCGAGCAATGGGTGCTGTCGTTGGACCTGTCGCCGGTGCAGTTCATGATCCTGGCGCAGATCATCATCTTCCTGCTGGGCTGGCCGCTGGAATGGACCGAGATCATCATCATCTTCATGCCGATCTTTATCCCGCTGCTGGACAACTTCGGCATCGATCCGCTGTTCTTCGGGCTGCTGGTGGCGCTGAACCTGCAGACCGCCTTCCTGTCGCCGCCGGTGGCGATGGCCGCGTTCTACCTGAAGGGCGTGGCGCCGCCCCATGTCACGCTGAACCAGATTTTCCTCGGCATGCTGCCGTTCATGGGCATCCAGCTGATTGCACTGGTGCTGCTCTACGTCTTCCCCGGAATCGGCCTCTGGCTGCCGACCGTGCTGTACCGCTGA
- a CDS encoding TRAP transporter small permease subunit, translated as MQRLLLGIDWLSTFVGQAASWLIIALTLMISYEVFSRYALGTPHAWVFDASNMLYGALFMLAGAYTLAKRGHVRGDILYGFLSPRMQAGIDLVLYLAFFFPGVIALAWAGIDFFEVSLAQNEHSSIAADGPPIYPFKAVIPVAGALLLLQGVAETIRCVLCLRSGSWPLREGDVEEVDVDKLKEMVQGTPTAELADAAPPRDNPPGAGR; from the coding sequence GTGCAACGCCTGCTGCTGGGCATCGACTGGCTGAGTACCTTCGTCGGCCAGGCCGCCTCGTGGCTGATCATCGCGCTCACGCTGATGATCAGCTATGAAGTGTTCTCGCGCTATGCGCTGGGGACGCCGCACGCCTGGGTGTTCGATGCCAGCAACATGCTGTACGGCGCGCTCTTCATGCTGGCGGGGGCCTACACGCTGGCCAAGCGCGGCCACGTGCGCGGCGACATCCTCTACGGCTTCCTGTCGCCGCGGATGCAGGCCGGCATCGACCTGGTGCTGTACCTGGCGTTCTTCTTCCCCGGCGTGATCGCGCTGGCCTGGGCCGGCATCGACTTTTTCGAGGTCTCGCTGGCGCAGAACGAACACTCTTCCATTGCCGCCGACGGCCCGCCGATCTATCCGTTCAAGGCGGTCATCCCGGTGGCCGGCGCGTTGCTGCTGCTGCAGGGCGTGGCCGAAACCATCCGCTGCGTCCTGTGCCTGCGCAGTGGCAGCTGGCCGCTGCGCGAAGGCGATGTCGAGGAAGTCGATGTCGACAAGCTCAAGGAGATGGTGCAAGGCACGCCCACGGCCGAACTGGCCGACGCTGCGCCGCCGCGCGACAACCCGCCGGGAGCCGGCCGATGA
- a CDS encoding TRAP transporter substrate-binding protein, which produces MASRARKSDGGNSGRDSVVSRRGFLGGAAGAAAGTAALGFPAIVKAQGPVTMRWQSTWPTKDIFHEFAGDFVTKVNDMSGGDLKIELLPAGAVVKAFDLIDAVSKGTLDGGHGVIAYWYGKNSALALWGSGPAWGMDPNMLLAWHKYGGGKELQQEIYRSLNLDVVSFLYGPMPTQPLGWFKKPITKPEDFKGLKFRTVGLSIDIFTGLGAAVNALPGAEIVPAMDRGLLDAAEFNNASSDRALGFQDVSKVCMLRSFHQCSEQFEILFNKKRYDALPAKLKALIANAVEAASADMSMKAIDRYSKDYQALQQQGVKFYATPNSVLQAQLKIWDEIVARKEKENPMFKKVNDSMKAFAQRSTRWQNDTNVDYRLATSHYFSKRG; this is translated from the coding sequence ATGGCATCCAGGGCGAGGAAATCAGATGGGGGGAACAGCGGCCGGGACAGCGTCGTATCCCGGCGCGGCTTCCTGGGCGGCGCCGCCGGCGCTGCCGCGGGAACGGCCGCCTTGGGCTTTCCGGCCATCGTCAAGGCGCAGGGGCCGGTCACGATGCGCTGGCAGAGCACCTGGCCGACCAAGGACATTTTCCACGAGTTCGCCGGCGACTTCGTCACCAAGGTGAACGACATGTCGGGCGGCGACCTCAAGATCGAGCTGTTGCCCGCGGGCGCGGTGGTCAAGGCCTTCGACCTGATCGACGCGGTCAGCAAGGGCACGCTCGACGGCGGCCATGGCGTGATCGCGTACTGGTACGGCAAGAACTCGGCGCTGGCGCTGTGGGGCTCCGGCCCGGCCTGGGGCATGGACCCGAACATGCTGCTGGCCTGGCACAAGTACGGCGGCGGCAAGGAACTGCAGCAGGAAATCTACCGCAGCCTGAACCTGGACGTGGTGTCGTTCCTGTACGGCCCGATGCCGACCCAGCCGCTGGGCTGGTTCAAGAAGCCCATTACCAAGCCGGAAGATTTCAAGGGCCTGAAGTTCCGCACCGTCGGCCTGTCGATCGATATCTTCACCGGCCTGGGCGCCGCGGTGAACGCGCTGCCGGGCGCCGAGATCGTGCCGGCGATGGACCGCGGCCTGCTCGATGCGGCGGAATTCAACAACGCCAGCTCCGACCGCGCGCTGGGCTTCCAGGACGTGTCCAAGGTCTGCATGCTGCGCAGCTTCCACCAGTGCTCGGAACAGTTCGAGATCCTGTTCAACAAGAAGCGCTACGACGCGTTGCCGGCCAAGCTCAAGGCGCTGATCGCCAATGCGGTGGAAGCGGCCTCGGCCGACATGTCGATGAAGGCCATCGACCGCTATTCCAAGGACTACCAGGCACTGCAGCAGCAGGGCGTGAAGTTCTATGCCACGCCGAATTCGGTACTGCAGGCGCAACTGAAGATCTGGGACGAGATCGTGGCGCGCAAGGAGAAAGAGAACCCCATGTTCAAGAAGGTCAATGATTCGATGAAGGCCTTCGCGCAGCGTTCCACGCGCTGGCAGAACGACACCAACGTCGACTACCGGCTGGCCACCAGCCATTACTTCTCCAAGCGCGGCTGA
- a CDS encoding intradiol ring-cleavage dioxygenase, whose amino-acid sequence MTKGPAPGAGALADPDAARRRFLRDLGLLAAAGIAPGTAAAATPAACLLTPAATEGPFYLDDALVRADIRDGRPGQPLRVRIRVVDAGRGCAPVTGALVSIWHCDAQGQYSGEGRGDRQARFLRGVQPADSDGVAAFTSIYPGWYPSRAIHIHFKVLLGRAEALTSQLYFSDALNREVLVGHPAYRAHGVPSRPTAQDPIAGPRPNLMDVRPAAETAGLLEASFTVGIARA is encoded by the coding sequence ATGACCAAGGGCCCGGCGCCTGGCGCCGGCGCTCTGGCTGATCCCGACGCGGCACGCCGCCGCTTCCTGCGCGACCTCGGCCTGCTGGCAGCCGCCGGCATCGCACCGGGCACGGCCGCGGCAGCAACGCCCGCCGCCTGCCTGCTGACGCCGGCCGCCACCGAAGGCCCGTTCTACCTGGACGACGCCCTGGTGCGCGCCGATATCCGGGACGGCCGGCCCGGGCAGCCTTTGCGCGTGCGCATCCGGGTCGTCGACGCCGGGCGCGGTTGCGCGCCGGTGACGGGTGCCCTGGTCAGCATCTGGCACTGCGATGCGCAAGGCCAGTACAGCGGCGAAGGCCGCGGCGACCGGCAGGCGCGTTTCCTGCGCGGGGTCCAGCCGGCGGACAGCGACGGCGTCGCCGCCTTCACCTCGATCTATCCAGGCTGGTACCCGTCGCGCGCCATTCATATCCACTTCAAGGTGCTGCTGGGGCGCGCCGAAGCGCTGACCAGCCAGCTTTACTTCAGCGACGCGCTCAACCGCGAGGTCCTTGTCGGCCATCCGGCCTACCGCGCGCACGGCGTGCCATCGCGCCCCACCGCGCAGGATCCCATCGCGGGTCCGCGCCCCAACCTGATGGACGTGCGCCCGGCAGCCGAGACGGCGGGGCTGCTCGAGGCCAGCTTCACGGTCGGCATCGCGCGCGCCTGA
- a CDS encoding nucleoside deaminase has translation MSTTEAYLLDSIRLAMENVRERNTWPFGAVVVKDGTVLARAVNEVDATCDPSAHAEMQAVRAASRALGKPDLSGCTVYASGYPCPMCLTAMYLAGVEAVFYAYSNEDGAPYDLSAERGYVELARPLDQREMKLAYVPARDAGVDLYEAWRARQRQ, from the coding sequence GTGTCGACAACCGAAGCCTATCTGCTGGATTCCATCCGCCTCGCCATGGAGAACGTGCGCGAGCGCAATACCTGGCCCTTTGGCGCCGTGGTGGTCAAGGACGGCACGGTGCTGGCCCGCGCGGTCAACGAGGTGGATGCCACCTGCGACCCCAGCGCGCATGCCGAGATGCAGGCGGTGCGCGCCGCCAGCCGCGCGCTGGGCAAGCCCGACCTGAGCGGCTGCACCGTGTACGCCAGCGGCTATCCCTGCCCGATGTGCCTGACCGCGATGTACCTGGCGGGGGTGGAGGCGGTCTTCTACGCGTATTCCAACGAGGATGGCGCCCCTTATGACCTGTCCGCCGAGCGCGGTTACGTCGAGCTGGCCCGTCCGCTGGACCAGCGCGAGATGAAGCTGGCCTACGTCCCGGCCCGCGACGCGGGCGTCGACCTGTACGAAGCTTGGCGCGCGCGCCAGCGTCAGTAA
- a CDS encoding ankyrin repeat domain-containing protein, which translates to MLPARLFRSLSCLLLIAMLTSAPAAASATPEQQLREAAARGDAAQVSALLAQGASIDARDAQGRTALLLATHHNHVQAARVLIDAGADVNAQDAIHDSPYLYAGARGLNEILRLTLAHGADLRSTNRYGGTALIPAAERGHVETVRMLIAAGVAVDHVNRLKWTALLEAIILGNGGPAHTEIVRLLVKAGADVNLADGDGVSPLQHARQRGYTQIERILRDAGAR; encoded by the coding sequence ATGCTGCCGGCGCGCCTGTTCCGTTCCCTTTCCTGTCTCCTGCTCATTGCCATGCTGACATCCGCCCCCGCCGCCGCGAGCGCAACGCCCGAGCAACAACTGCGCGAAGCCGCGGCACGCGGCGACGCCGCGCAGGTCAGCGCGCTGCTGGCACAGGGCGCCAGCATCGACGCGCGCGACGCGCAGGGACGCACGGCGCTGCTGCTGGCTACGCACCACAACCACGTGCAGGCGGCGCGGGTGCTGATCGATGCCGGCGCGGACGTGAACGCGCAGGACGCGATCCACGACAGTCCCTACCTGTATGCGGGTGCGCGCGGCCTCAACGAGATCCTGCGCCTGACGCTGGCGCACGGCGCCGACCTGCGCAGCACCAACCGCTACGGCGGCACCGCGCTGATCCCCGCCGCCGAGCGGGGGCATGTCGAGACCGTGCGCATGCTGATCGCCGCCGGCGTGGCGGTGGACCATGTGAACCGGCTCAAGTGGACGGCCTTGCTCGAGGCCATCATCCTGGGCAACGGCGGTCCGGCCCATACCGAGATCGTGCGCCTGCTGGTCAAGGCCGGGGCCGACGTGAACCTCGCTGACGGCGACGGGGTCTCGCCGCTGCAGCATGCGCGCCAGCGCGGCTATACGCAGATCGAGCGCATTCTCCGCGACGCTGGCGCGCGCTGA